Proteins from one Clostridia bacterium genomic window:
- the rpoB gene encoding DNA-directed RNA polymerase subunit beta produces MAHPVQMGKVKRMSYSKIDEVLEMPNLIEVQRRSYNWFLQEGLQEVFRDISPITDYTENLILEFVGYSLDGEPKYSVEECKERDFTYSAPLKARVRLINKETGEVKEQEVFMGDFPLMTDKGTFIINGAERVIVSQLVRSPSVYYSEEIDKNGTNLFFATVIPNRGAWLEYETDSNNIIYVRIDRTRKLPITILVRALGYSTDEEIRELMGDTEKLSNTLEKDNTNNKNEALLEIYKRLRPGEPPTVESAVSLFNSLFFDSRRYDLAKVGRYKFNKKLSIGHRISGYNSAQKIINKQTGEIIIEEGEKITSEKAIEIENAGVTSVNIKVDDKILKVVGNNFVDPNAFEMDIDFRELGISEKVYYPVFMEIIENSSSKEEIENMVKERYDELTPRHILVDDIIASINYIFGLEYGIGSIDDIDHLGNRRLRSVGELLQNQFRIGLSRMERVVRERMTIQDIDVVTPQALINIRPVSAAIKEFFGSSQLSQFMDQTNPLSELTHKRRLSALGPGGLSRERAGFEVRDVHDSHYGRMCPIETPEGPNIGLIGSLSTYARINEYGFIEAAYRKVDKEKGRVTDEIVYMTADEEEKYVIAQANEPLDENEYFVDEKVIVRSGHDVLEVPRNQVDLMDVSPKQVVSVATSLIPFLENDDANRALMGSNMQRQAVPLVKTDSPIVGTGMEHRAAKDSGVVSVASKDGTISKVSSDEIVILYDDGEKQAHKLLKFVRSNQGTCINQKPIVKEGQRVKKGEIIADGPSTDKGELALGKNILIGFMPWEGYNYEDAILISEKLVKDDTFTSIHIEEYEADARDTKLGPEEITRDIPNVGEDALKDLDERGIIRVGAEVRSGDILVGKVTPKGETELTAEERLLRAIFGEKAREVRDTSLKVPHGEGGIIVDVKVFRRDSGDELPPGVNQLVRVYIAQKRKISVGDKMAGRHGNKGVISRILPEEDMPFLADGTPLEIVLNPLGVPSRMNIGQVLEVHLGLAAKALGWKVATPVFDGANERDIEETLKKAGLPNTGKVKLYDGRTGEPFDNEVTVGYMYMLKLAHLVDDKIHARSTGPYSLVTQQPLGGKAQFGGQRFGEMEVWALEAYGAAHTLQEILTVKSDDVVGRVKTYEAIVKGENIPEPGVPESFKVLIKELQSLALDVKVLSEEQDEIEIKESVDDDLGDLSVNIEGNEESETKADKEAADKSEDDDQADSGQDFDIDEELEDLDLEDIDDLEDLDDSVLEEDINDEMNDNFDDEDY; encoded by the coding sequence ATGGCACATCCTGTTCAGATGGGGAAAGTAAAAAGAATGAGCTATTCCAAGATCGATGAAGTTTTGGAAATGCCAAATTTAATTGAGGTACAAAGAAGGTCCTATAATTGGTTTTTGCAAGAAGGACTCCAGGAAGTATTTAGGGACATATCACCTATTACAGATTATACTGAAAATCTTATATTAGAATTTGTAGGTTATTCGCTTGATGGTGAACCGAAATATTCAGTAGAGGAATGTAAAGAAAGAGACTTTACTTATTCTGCACCTTTAAAAGCTCGTGTAAGATTAATAAACAAAGAGACAGGAGAGGTAAAGGAACAAGAAGTTTTTATGGGCGATTTTCCGTTGATGACTGATAAGGGCACATTCATCATTAATGGAGCAGAAAGAGTTATAGTGAGTCAGCTAGTACGTTCTCCCAGCGTTTATTATTCAGAGGAAATAGATAAAAACGGTACAAACCTTTTTTTTGCAACAGTGATTCCTAACAGGGGCGCGTGGTTGGAGTACGAGACCGATTCGAACAATATAATATATGTGAGGATAGATAGGACTAGGAAGTTGCCTATCACCATATTGGTAAGGGCATTAGGATATAGCACCGATGAAGAAATAAGGGAGCTGATGGGTGACACTGAAAAGCTTTCAAATACATTAGAGAAGGACAATACTAACAATAAAAATGAAGCTTTGTTAGAAATATATAAGAGGCTGAGACCGGGAGAACCGCCTACAGTAGAAAGTGCAGTTTCGCTATTTAATTCTTTGTTTTTTGATTCAAGAAGGTATGACCTTGCAAAAGTAGGAAGATACAAATTCAACAAGAAATTATCTATCGGTCATAGAATATCAGGTTATAATAGTGCCCAAAAGATAATAAACAAACAGACAGGCGAGATAATAATCGAGGAAGGTGAAAAAATCACCTCTGAAAAAGCGATTGAAATAGAAAATGCAGGGGTAACTTCGGTTAATATAAAAGTTGATGATAAAATTTTAAAAGTTGTAGGAAATAACTTTGTTGATCCTAACGCATTTGAAATGGATATAGATTTTAGAGAGTTGGGGATAAGCGAGAAGGTTTATTATCCTGTATTTATGGAGATAATTGAAAATAGCAGCAGCAAAGAAGAAATAGAAAATATGGTTAAAGAAAGATATGATGAGCTAACTCCAAGACATATATTGGTGGATGATATCATAGCATCTATAAACTATATATTTGGTCTGGAATATGGCATCGGTTCTATAGATGATATTGACCATCTAGGTAATAGAAGATTGAGATCTGTGGGAGAATTGTTGCAGAATCAATTTAGAATAGGTTTATCCCGTATGGAGAGAGTGGTAAGAGAAAGAATGACTATACAGGATATAGATGTTGTTACGCCCCAGGCTTTAATAAATATAAGGCCTGTATCAGCTGCTATTAAAGAGTTCTTTGGCAGCAGTCAGCTATCACAGTTTATGGATCAGACCAATCCTTTATCCGAACTTACTCATAAGAGAAGACTGAGCGCTTTGGGACCTGGAGGTTTGAGCAGGGAAAGAGCCGGTTTTGAGGTTAGGGACGTTCATGACTCACACTACGGAAGGATGTGTCCTATAGAGACTCCGGAAGGACCCAACATAGGACTGATAGGATCTCTCAGTACATATGCACGTATAAATGAATATGGTTTCATAGAGGCCGCATATAGAAAAGTGGACAAGGAAAAAGGAAGAGTTACTGATGAGATAGTTTATATGACGGCTGATGAGGAAGAAAAATACGTAATAGCACAGGCAAACGAGCCATTGGATGAAAATGAGTATTTTGTTGATGAAAAGGTAATTGTAAGAAGCGGTCACGATGTACTTGAGGTGCCTAGGAATCAAGTTGATTTGATGGACGTTTCACCTAAACAGGTGGTTTCTGTAGCTACATCCCTTATACCTTTTCTTGAAAATGATGATGCTAACCGTGCACTTATGGGTTCAAACATGCAGAGGCAAGCGGTACCATTGGTAAAAACTGATTCACCTATAGTTGGAACAGGAATGGAGCACAGAGCTGCGAAGGATTCTGGTGTAGTCAGCGTGGCCAGTAAAGATGGAACGATATCAAAGGTATCTTCAGATGAGATTGTTATTTTGTATGATGATGGAGAAAAGCAGGCTCATAAATTGTTAAAATTCGTTAGGTCCAACCAAGGAACATGTATCAATCAAAAACCAATTGTTAAAGAAGGTCAGAGGGTTAAAAAAGGAGAGATTATAGCTGATGGGCCGTCTACCGACAAAGGAGAACTAGCGCTAGGGAAGAACATACTCATAGGGTTTATGCCATGGGAAGGATATAATTATGAGGATGCTATACTAATAAGTGAAAAACTGGTCAAAGATGATACTTTTACATCTATTCATATAGAAGAGTACGAAGCAGATGCTAGGGATACAAAGTTAGGACCTGAAGAGATTACAAGAGATATTCCAAACGTTGGCGAAGATGCGTTAAAGGACTTGGATGAAAGAGGTATTATCAGGGTAGGTGCAGAGGTTAGATCAGGAGATATACTGGTGGGAAAGGTAACCCCTAAGGGAGAGACTGAACTTACAGCAGAAGAAAGATTGTTAAGGGCTATATTCGGCGAGAAAGCTAGAGAAGTGCGGGATACTTCCCTTAAAGTGCCTCACGGTGAGGGGGGTATAATAGTAGATGTAAAGGTCTTTAGAAGAGACAGCGGCGATGAGTTGCCCCCGGGAGTAAATCAGCTTGTCAGGGTTTATATAGCACAAAAAAGGAAAATATCTGTAGGGGATAAGATGGCCGGAAGGCATGGTAACAAGGGTGTTATATCTAGAATTCTGCCTGAAGAAGATATGCCGTTTTTAGCAGACGGGACACCCCTTGAAATAGTATTGAATCCATTAGGTGTTCCTTCACGTATGAATATAGGACAGGTATTAGAGGTGCACCTTGGACTTGCTGCTAAAGCATTAGGTTGGAAAGTGGCCACTCCAGTATTTGATGGTGCAAACGAAAGAGATATAGAAGAAACACTGAAAAAAGCAGGGTTGCCCAACACCGGAAAGGTAAAGTTATATGACGGAAGAACAGGCGAACCTTTTGACAATGAAGTTACTGTAGGATATATGTACATGCTGAAATTGGCGCATCTTGTTGATGATAAAATCCACGCAAGGTCAACTGGCCCTTATTCATTGGTGACACAGCAACCTTTAGGAGGGAAAGCACAGTTCGGTGGGCAGAGATTCGGAGAGATGGAGGTATGGGCATTAGAAGCCTATGGTGCGGCACATACTTTACAGGAAATATTGACAGTTAAATCCGATGACGTGGTTGGAAGGGTAAAGACTTATGAAGCTATTGTCAAAGGCGAAAACATACCCGAACCTGGTGTGCCTGAATCCTTTAAAGTTTTGATAAAAGAACTTCAAAGTCTTGCGTTAGACGTCAAAGTTTTGTCTGAAGAACAAGACGAGATAGAAATTAAAGAAAGTGTGGATGACGATTTAGGTGATTTAAGCGTCAACATTGAAGGTAATGAAGAAAGTGAAACCAAAGCAGATAAGGAAGCCGCCGACAAATCTGAGGATGATGATCAGGCAGATTCTGGCCAGGATTTTGATATAGACGAAGAACTGGAAGATCTAGATTTGGAGGATATTGATGACCTTGAGGATTTAGATGACAGTGTTTTGGAAGAAGATATTAATGATGAGATGAACGATAATTTTGATGATGAAGACTATTAA